Proteins encoded by one window of Pyrinomonadaceae bacterium:
- a CDS encoding HD domain-containing phosphohydrolase, which yields MNSPREKSSTYVSVIERIASAIGARVGARSHLHLRRVQLYATELAVLSGLSQKDIATLSMAALLHDIGELAIPDHILNKPGALTVAEFERVKTRTTIAHQILAGVDFYGPVLPTILYHHEQWDGLGYPEGLKAEAIPVLARILSVADMFDAVQQDAPFRARMTAKEASELLVRMSGNAFEPRLVDLFLDNLSGLQSKLYVLGLASQDENSSTLNPSCFTAISEANREAYTLYEIARAFGSSLQVDDITSRLISKIGSILPFDTCVVYLYDEFMARADVAKVVGQNRTLFEGRSTAIGEGVTGFVLEKGRTICRIDPQLDFRAEEAAYASGYRSMLATPLFKNDRLLGAVTLYSTSTQQYSEDQMRIIEVIAQLASNALANARGWFEVNADPLAMPMQDRRHFQSCFISYSSKDDDFAVKLHSALRKQGVRCWFAPEDLRIGDRIRTRIDESIGHYDKLLLVLSKNSVSSHWVEKEVETAMQNERELDKTILFPVRLDDAVFAIKTGWPADVQRSRHIGDFTHWEERDHFSRAFVRLMRDLQAKGMVETHEG from the coding sequence GTGAACTCTCCTCGAGAAAAGTCTTCCACCTACGTGTCGGTCATTGAAAGGATCGCGAGTGCGATCGGTGCTCGAGTCGGAGCGCGCTCCCATCTACATCTTCGTCGCGTGCAACTATACGCGACTGAACTAGCCGTTCTTAGTGGTCTCTCGCAGAAAGACATCGCTACGCTCTCGATGGCAGCCTTATTGCATGACATCGGAGAACTAGCAATTCCAGATCACATACTTAATAAGCCTGGCGCCCTTACGGTGGCAGAGTTCGAACGAGTAAAGACGCGAACAACAATTGCGCACCAAATTTTAGCGGGAGTTGACTTCTACGGACCGGTCTTACCGACGATTCTATATCATCATGAGCAATGGGACGGGCTCGGGTACCCCGAAGGATTAAAAGCTGAAGCCATTCCGGTGCTAGCTCGGATTTTGAGCGTTGCCGATATGTTTGACGCAGTCCAGCAAGACGCGCCGTTCCGAGCTAGAATGACGGCTAAAGAAGCCAGTGAACTTCTAGTGAGAATGTCTGGAAATGCGTTCGAGCCACGTCTTGTAGATCTGTTTCTCGACAATCTTTCAGGCTTACAGAGTAAATTGTATGTGCTCGGTCTCGCGTCACAGGACGAAAACTCCTCGACGTTGAACCCTTCTTGTTTTACGGCTATTAGCGAGGCGAACCGAGAAGCCTACACGCTATACGAAATTGCACGTGCCTTTGGATCGTCTTTGCAGGTCGATGACATAACGTCGAGGCTCATCTCAAAAATTGGCTCAATTCTACCCTTCGACACTTGTGTTGTTTATCTCTACGATGAATTCATGGCGCGTGCAGATGTTGCTAAGGTAGTTGGCCAAAATCGAACATTATTCGAAGGCAGATCCACCGCCATAGGGGAGGGTGTTACCGGTTTTGTACTTGAAAAGGGCCGAACAATTTGTCGGATTGATCCACAACTCGATTTCCGTGCCGAGGAAGCTGCTTATGCCTCAGGTTATCGGTCGATGCTTGCAACGCCGCTGTTTAAGAACGACCGACTTCTCGGAGCTGTTACGCTGTATTCAACTAGTACGCAACAGTATTCCGAGGACCAGATGCGAATCATAGAGGTAATCGCGCAGTTGGCCTCGAATGCGCTTGCGAATGCACGCGGTTGGTTTGAAGTAAACGCCGACCCGTTGGCCATGCCGATGCAAGATCGTAGACATTTTCAATCGTGTTTTATTAGTTACTCAAGTAAGGATGACGATTTTGCAGTAAAGCTACACTCGGCGCTGCGCAAACAAGGTGTCCGATGCTGGTTCGCGCCGGAAGACCTTAGGATTGGCGACCGCATTCGGACTCGTATTGATGAGTCGATTGGACATTACGACAAACTTCTGCTGGTCTTGTCTAAGAATTCGGTGTCCAGTCACTGGGTTGAAAAAGAAGTTGAAACAGCGATGCAGAACGAAAGAGAGCTAGATAAGACGATATTGTTTCCAGTACGGTTGGATGATGCGGTCTTCGCAATCAAAACGGGATGGCCAGCTGACGTGCAGCGGTCTCGCCATATTGGTGACTTTACGCATTGGGAAGAACGTGACCACTTCTCTAGAGCCTTTGTCCGGTTGATGCGCGACCTGCAAGCCAAAGGCATGGTAGAAACTCATGAAGGGTGA
- a CDS encoding aconitate hydratase: MPHNLFNTLQSFAPTSGTKGQFYSLPQLEKEGVGPVSKLPVSIRIVLESVLRNFDGNKITEEDVRAIANWKPNDERTEEVPFVVARVLLQDFTGVPLLVDLAAMRSAVTRLNKNPAIIEPLVPVDLVIDHSVQVDYSSTGDAFRKNMEVEFKRNNSRYQFLKWGMQAFDGFRVIPPGIGICHQVNLEYLAQCVWEKFGVYYPDSVVGTDSHTTMINGLAVVGWGVGGIEAEAAMLGQPVYFLTPDVVGVHMSGQLREGVTATDLVLAVTEMLRKAKVVGKFVEFHGDGAASLSVVDRATIANMSPEYGATMGYFPPDEQTCAYLKATGREDAQVDAVCNYFKAQGMFGMPRKGEIAYSTLLELDLDTIVPSVAGPKRPQDRIPLPDLKNSFINLLQQDAKSGGYGKPYGEINVRYAADIGASAHSTVVAGGGEQRAVTPLPVAGVTSAKDTSTKDTSVWTETEMVNNRPTPDRVHEVLPEEFPKAHVDLGHGDVLIAAITSCTNTSNPSVMLAAGLLAKKAVEKGLKVRPTVKTSLAPGSRVVTDYLEKTGLQPYLNQLGFNLVGYGCTTCIGNSGPLDPVIEDIVTDHDLIAASVLSGNRNFEARVHQSLKANFLMSPPLVVAFALAGTVEKDLSKDSLGQGNDGEDVFLSDIWPTTEEIGALLREAMDPETYRRLYSSFADQNPMWNSIPTTSGLTYQWDTHSTYIQEPPFFAGFGADVGEMEDIHGARPLAIFGDSVTTDHISPAGAIKATSPAGVYLQQKRVDVQDFNSYGARRGNHEVMMRGTFANVRIKNLMVPGTEGGVTLYWQNPEAEPERMSIYDAAMKYQSEGKPLIVIAGQEYGTGSSRDWAAKGTLLLGVKAVIAQSFERIHRSNLVGMGVLPCQFKEGVSAQTLNLDGTETFDISGLEASDSGSQNVEVRPRQDVLLTIHRADGSQEQVPVILRIDTPIEIDYYLHGGILPYVLRQLLAGTTGF; this comes from the coding sequence ATGCCGCATAATCTCTTCAACACGCTTCAATCATTCGCACCAACTTCGGGAACCAAAGGCCAGTTCTATTCATTGCCGCAACTGGAAAAGGAAGGCGTCGGTCCGGTTTCCAAGCTGCCGGTAAGCATTCGCATCGTCCTGGAATCCGTGCTGCGCAACTTCGATGGCAACAAGATCACCGAAGAAGACGTGCGCGCCATCGCTAATTGGAAACCGAATGACGAACGGACGGAAGAAGTGCCGTTCGTGGTCGCGCGCGTGTTGCTTCAGGATTTTACCGGCGTCCCTTTGCTGGTCGATCTCGCGGCGATGCGTTCGGCGGTGACGCGGCTTAACAAGAATCCCGCGATTATTGAGCCGCTCGTGCCGGTCGATCTCGTCATCGATCATTCGGTGCAGGTGGACTACTCGAGCACCGGCGACGCGTTCCGCAAAAACATGGAGGTGGAGTTCAAGCGGAACAACTCGCGCTATCAGTTTCTGAAGTGGGGCATGCAGGCGTTTGACGGTTTTCGCGTGATTCCGCCGGGCATCGGCATCTGTCACCAGGTGAATCTCGAATATCTCGCCCAATGCGTTTGGGAAAAGTTCGGCGTTTACTATCCCGACAGCGTCGTCGGAACTGATTCGCACACCACGATGATCAATGGTCTCGCCGTTGTCGGCTGGGGGGTCGGCGGCATTGAAGCCGAAGCGGCCATGCTGGGCCAGCCGGTCTACTTTCTGACGCCGGACGTCGTGGGCGTGCACATGAGCGGCCAGTTGCGCGAAGGCGTGACGGCAACTGATCTGGTGCTCGCGGTGACTGAGATGTTGCGCAAAGCAAAGGTTGTCGGCAAGTTCGTTGAGTTTCACGGCGATGGCGCCGCGTCGCTATCGGTAGTCGATCGGGCCACGATTGCGAACATGTCGCCGGAGTACGGCGCGACGATGGGCTACTTTCCGCCTGACGAACAGACCTGTGCGTATCTGAAAGCGACCGGTCGAGAAGATGCGCAGGTGGACGCGGTGTGCAATTACTTCAAAGCCCAGGGCATGTTCGGCATGCCGCGCAAAGGTGAAATTGCTTACAGCACTTTGCTCGAGCTCGACCTCGACACGATCGTGCCAAGCGTGGCCGGTCCGAAGCGGCCGCAGGATCGAATTCCACTGCCGGACTTGAAGAACAGCTTCATCAATCTGTTGCAGCAGGATGCGAAGTCAGGCGGTTACGGCAAGCCTTACGGCGAAATCAACGTGCGCTACGCGGCGGACATCGGCGCGTCAGCGCACTCCACAGTGGTTGCCGGCGGTGGCGAACAGCGGGCGGTGACGCCTCTGCCGGTCGCGGGGGTAACGAGCGCGAAAGACACCAGCACCAAAGACACGAGCGTCTGGACGGAAACGGAAATGGTCAACAACCGTCCGACGCCCGACCGCGTTCACGAAGTCTTGCCGGAAGAGTTTCCCAAGGCGCACGTCGATCTCGGCCACGGCGACGTCTTGATCGCGGCGATCACTTCGTGCACGAACACTTCGAATCCGAGCGTAATGCTGGCGGCGGGACTACTCGCGAAGAAGGCGGTCGAGAAGGGCCTGAAAGTTCGGCCCACGGTGAAGACTTCACTCGCACCGGGCTCACGGGTGGTGACCGATTACCTTGAGAAGACCGGTTTGCAGCCTTACCTCAATCAGCTTGGCTTCAATCTGGTCGGCTACGGCTGCACGACCTGCATCGGCAATTCGGGCCCGCTCGATCCGGTGATTGAAGACATCGTCACCGATCACGATCTGATCGCGGCCAGCGTGCTTTCCGGCAATCGCAATTTCGAAGCGCGTGTGCACCAGAGCTTAAAAGCGAATTTTCTGATGAGCCCGCCCCTCGTCGTCGCGTTCGCGCTGGCGGGCACGGTGGAAAAGGATTTGTCGAAAGATTCGCTGGGGCAGGGAAACGATGGCGAAGATGTTTTTCTGAGCGACATCTGGCCGACAACCGAAGAAATCGGCGCACTGTTGCGCGAAGCGATGGATCCCGAAACCTATCGGCGTCTGTACAGCAGCTTCGCCGATCAGAATCCGATGTGGAACTCGATTCCGACGACGAGTGGGCTCACCTATCAGTGGGATACGCACTCGACTTACATTCAGGAACCGCCTTTCTTCGCTGGTTTCGGCGCCGATGTGGGCGAGATGGAAGACATTCATGGCGCGCGGCCCCTCGCGATCTTTGGCGATTCAGTTACCACGGATCACATCAGTCCCGCGGGCGCGATCAAAGCGACTTCGCCCGCCGGCGTTTATCTGCAACAGAAGCGCGTTGATGTGCAGGACTTCAATAGCTACGGCGCGCGACGCGGCAATCACGAAGTGATGATGCGCGGCACATTCGCGAACGTACGCATCAAGAACCTGATGGTGCCGGGGACGGAAGGCGGCGTTACCCTTTATTGGCAGAACCCCGAAGCCGAGCCTGAGCGCATGAGCATCTATGACGCGGCCATGAAGTATCAGAGCGAAGGCAAGCCGCTTATCGTGATCGCCGGACAGGAGTACGGCACCGGCTCTTCACGTGATTGGGCCGCGAAAGGCACACTTCTGTTGGGAGTGAAGGCCGTCATCGCACAAAGCTTCGAACGCATTCATCGCAGCAACCTGGTCGGCATGGGCGTCCTGCCTTGCCAGTTCAAAGAGGGCGTCAGCGCCCAGACATTGAATCTCGATGGGACTGAGACGTTTGATATCTCGGGCCTGGAAGCCTCTGATTCTGGATCGCAAAACGTTGAAGTCCGACCGCGTCAGGACGTGCTGCTGACGATCCATCGCGCCGATGGATCACAAGAACAGGTTCCAGTCATCCTGCGCATCGATACCCCAATTGAGATCGATTACTACCTGCACGGCGGAATTTTGCCGTACGTTCTGAGGCAATTGTTGGCGGGCACGACGGGGTTCTGA
- a CDS encoding DUF6335 family protein yields the protein MPKKTPEAFEYLSNDPNFVPDPEIEEFMEEEIAHAPKDPELLAQRLHNNTAASPADTGGDLDADWEDVNNAGSETFAGDSPTPDQSLVEENAKAIGVSFEDNEELDFLEKIEKRDRDRYELEEQSKTRDDMI from the coding sequence ATGCCGAAGAAAACGCCGGAAGCTTTCGAATACTTGAGCAACGATCCAAACTTCGTACCGGATCCGGAAATCGAAGAATTCATGGAAGAAGAGATTGCGCACGCGCCGAAAGATCCGGAATTGTTGGCGCAACGCCTGCACAACAACACCGCGGCATCGCCCGCGGACACAGGTGGCGACCTGGACGCGGACTGGGAAGATGTAAACAACGCCGGCTCAGAAACCTTTGCCGGCGACAGTCCGACTCCGGATCAATCCCTCGTCGAAGAAAATGCCAAGGCGATCGGCGTTAGTTTTGAAGACAACGAAGAACTCGACTTTCTCGAGAAGATTGAAAAGCGGGATCGCGATCGATACGAACTGGAAGAGCAATCCAAGACACGCGACGATATGATCTAA